A section of the Pedobacter sp. HDW13 genome encodes:
- a CDS encoding response regulator transcription factor: MVENIKILIADDSELMRLLMKRIFSKWLNSPIVIERGNLPDTLELLRQEAFNFVLLDINMPKGDSSPIR, from the coding sequence ATGGTAGAAAATATAAAAATTCTAATTGCAGATGATAGTGAGCTGATGCGGCTCTTAATGAAACGAATTTTTTCTAAATGGCTAAACTCGCCAATCGTTATAGAAAGGGGTAATTTGCCCGATACACTCGAGCTGCTCAGACAGGAAGCCTTTAATTTTGTATTGTTGGATATCAATATGCCCAAAGGAGACAGTTCTCCAATACGGTAA